One window from the genome of Cucumis melo cultivar AY chromosome 10, USDA_Cmelo_AY_1.0, whole genome shotgun sequence encodes:
- the LOC103489150 gene encoding phosphate transporter PHO1 homolog 10, producing the protein MKFENEFKKQIVPEWADAYVDYNGLKRLLREVSCERQIKKSRVPFRRSKKKPTVNGKCRELTSQPRKCQIVKDIENQVGVVDRSLQNDHLQLSKSCSHGKFQEISEIEMAFLRKFDEELIKVNSFYKENVEAVTEEASVLSKQRKTLVALRRKMEITPLNERHDSHNEVSTIPLSSTFQTPCPSGSVHLDSAVETDANYRHEQKESHWGSELDEVHTEVSSNKHVDEVTTMENSQDSQEILKHVKVVDVFNSRKSTSKDICKSSKDDDLDVDQDDRSKIEEQLKKAFAEFYQKLHSLKQYSFMNLSAFARIMNKYEKISSKAAAKSYMETVDNSYLGSSDEVADLMKMVEITFIKDFSNSNYAEAMKHLRPKTKREKHSVTFSSGFLSGCTVALFVATVLKIASQKLMEREEGTHYMENIFPLYSLFGFVVLHMLMYATDLYFWRRCRVNYPFIFGFKRGTALGWQEVFLLSTGFAVLASASFLANLYLDRDPSTQKYRTEAEKVPLGTTALILLITFCPFNILYKSSRFFFIRCLLRCISAPLCKVKFPDYFLADQLTSQVQASRCIVLYICYYGLGEYSRKQNKCHTRGVYNTLSFIIAVIPFWLRFLQCMRRLLEEKDWMHGYNALKYLSTIVAVLVRTACELRKGATWMVLALISSVVAVLVNTYWDIVVDWGLLRKHSKNKYLRDRLLVSNKSVYFAAMILNILLRIAWIQLVLAFNLRSFQKVAATVLISCLEIIRRGLWNFFSLENEHLNNVNKYRSFKSVPLPFSYSDDDDEKDN; encoded by the exons ATGAAGTTTGAGAATGAATTCAAGAAACAAATAGTGCCTGAATGGGCGGACGCTTATGTTGATTACAATGGCTTGAAAAGGTTATTGCGTGAGGTTTCCTGCGAGAGACAGATTAAGAAGTCAAGAGTACCATTTAGGCGCTCAAAGAAGAAGCCAACAGTGAACGGAAAATGCAGAGAGTTAACCTCTCAGCCAAGAAAATGCCAAATCGTTAAGGATATTGAGAATCAAGTTGGAGTTGTTGACAGATCACTGCAAAATGACCACCTTCAACTCTCCAAGTCTTGTTCTCACGGGAAGTTTCAAGAAATTTCAGAGATTGAGATGGCTTTCCTTAGAAAATTTGATGAAGAACTCATCAAGGTCAATTCCTTCTATAAGGAGAATGTAGAGGCTGTAACTGAAGAGGCAAGTGTTTTAAGTAAACAAAGGAAGACTCTGGTTGCATTGCGAAGGAAGATGGAGATCACCCCTCTGAATGAAAGACACGATTCTCATAATGAAGTTTCTACAATCCCCTTAAGCTCCACTTTTCAAACGCCTTGTCCTTCAG gaAGCGTGCACTTGGATTCAGCAGTTGAAACGGATGCCAACTATCGGCATGAACAAAAAGAGTCTCATTGGGGTTCAGAATTGGATGAAGTTCACACAGAAGTAAGTAGCAATAAACATGTAGACGAAGTCACGACGATGGAAAACAGCCAAGATTCCCAAGAAATTCTTAAGCATGTGAAAGTCGTCGATGTGTTCAACTCCCGTAAATCTACATCGAAAGATATTTGCAAGAGTTCTAAGGATGATGACTTGGATGTCGATCAAGATGACCGAAGTAAGATTGAAGAACAGTTGAAAAAAGCATTTGCGGAATTTTACCAGAAGCTTCATTCGTTGAAGCAATATAG TTTTATGAACCTGTCAGCATTTGCGAGAATCATGAATAAGTATGAGAAG ATTTCATCAAAGGCAGCGGCCAAGTCATACATGGAAACTGTGGATAATTCGTACCTTGGAAGTTCAGATGAG GTTGCCGATCTCATGAAGATGGTGGAAATTACCTTCATCAAGGACTTTTCAAACTCAAATTATGCAGAAGCCATGAAGCATTTGAGGCCAAAAACCAAAAGAGAAAAACACAGCGTGACATTTTCTTCAG GCTTCCTATCTGGTTGCACGGTAGCACTATTTGTGGCAACTGTTCTGAAAATAGCATCTCAAAAATTGATGGAGAGGGAGGAAGGCACTCATTACATGGAAAATATATTTCCACTTTACAG TTTGTTTGGCTTTGTTGTCCTACACATGCTCATGTACGCAACAGACTTGTACTTCTGGAGACGTTGTCGAGTTAACTATCCATTTATCTTTGGTTTCAAGAGAGGAACTGCATTGGGTTGGCAAGAAGTTTTCCTGCTCAGTACTGGTTTTGCAGTACTTGCATCTGCCAGTTTCCTGGCAAACTTATACTTGGACAGAGACCCTAGCACCCAGAAGTATAGAACAGAAGCTGAGAAGGTTCCTTTAGGCACAACAGCA CTTATTCTTCTCATCACCTTTTGCCCATTCAACATTCTATACAAGTCAAGTCGCTTTTTCTTCATTCGCTGTCTCCTACGCTGTATATCTGCTCCTCTGTGCAAG GTTAAGTTTCCAGATTATTTTTTGGCAGATCAGCTTACTAGTCAG GTACAAGCTTCACGATGTATTGTGCTGTATATTTGCTACTATGGTTTAGGAGAATACTCAAGGAAGCAAAACAAGTGCCACACGCGTGGTGTCTACAATACTCTCTCCTTCATTATTGCTGTCATACCATTTTGGCTGCGATTCTTACAA TGCATGCGACGACTGCTTGAGGAAAAAGATTGGATGCATGGCTACAATGCTCTTAAATACCTCTCTACAATTGTTGCGGTCCTCGTTAGAACAGCTTGTGAATTAAGAAAGGGAGCTACCTGGATGGTGTTAGCCTTGATTAGTTCCGTGGTTGCTGTGTTGGTGAATACATACTGGGATATTGTTGTCGACTGGGGACTTCTGCGGAAACACTCAAAGAATAAGTACTTGAGAGACCGGCTTTTAGTATCCAACAAGTCCGTCTATTTTGCAGCGATG ATATTAAATATTCTTTTGAGGATTGCTTGGATCCAGTTGGTTTTAGCATTCAACTTGCGTTCATTTCAAAAGGTTGCTGCGACTGTATTGATATCTTGCTTGGAAATCATTCGCCGCGGTCTTTGGAACTTCTTCAG TTTGGAGAATGAGCATCTGAACAACGTTAACAAGTATAGATCGTTTAAGTCGGTTCCACTTCCATTCAGCTACTCCGATGACGATGATGAGAAGGATAATTGA
- the LOC103489154 gene encoding rhamnogalacturonan I rhamnosyltransferase 1 — protein sequence MDVRSDGIQVRSDKLPAPVVPRTRLQVWFVRVCSSILLWTFLVQLVAFGKLWHPLFVSNITNRISQVTGIPLSLNVEESIQSTPLLPARNYSSNGYLRVSCNGGLNQMRAAICDMVTVARLLNLTLVVPELDKTSFWADPSNFDDIFNVKHFIDSLRDEVRIVRRLPKKFNRKYGFMPFAMPPVSWSNEKYYLEQILPLIKKHRVLHFNKTDTRLANNGIPVYLQKLRCRVNFQALKFSPQIETLGYKLIRLLQEKGPFVVLHLRYEMDMLAFSGCTHGCTKEEADELKQMRYAFPWWREKEILSDQRRSQGLCPLTPEEAALTLQALGFNNETQIYIAAGEIYGSERRLATLREAFPMIVKKEALLSPEELKLFRNHSSQMAALDFMVSVASNTFIPTYDGNMARVVEGHRRYLGFKRTITLDRKKLVELVDMHQNGTLSWDEFAAAVRLAHEKRQGQPMQRRAIPDKPKEEDYFYANPHECFCEGMNCNDSLSHNNSSKVI from the exons ATGGATGTTAGATCTGATGGTATACAGGTCAGGTCCGATAAACTCCCAGCTCCTGTAGTTCCGAGGACCCGTTTGCAGGTTTGGTTTGTTCGTGTTTGTTCCAGCATTTTGCTTTGGACATTTTTGGTTCAGCTTGTTGCATTTGGGAAGCTATGGCATCCCCtttttgtatcaaatataacCAATCGGATTTCGCAAGTTACTGGGATTCCGCTCTCTCTAAACGTCGAAGAGTCCATTCAATCGACGCCACTTCTACCAGCAA GAAACTATTCAAGTAATGGTTATCTTCGAGTGTCCTGCAATGGCGGATTAAATCAGATGCGTGCTGCG ATCTGTGATATGGTGACCGTTGCTCGCCTTTTGAACTTGACGTTGGTTGTTCCAGAACTTGATAAAACATCTTTTTGGGCGGACCCTAG CAATTTTGATGACATATTTAATGTGAAGCATTTTATTGATTCACTGAGAGACGAAGTCCGCATTGTCAGAAGACTACCCAAAAAGTTCAATAGGAAATATGGATTTATGCCATTTGCCATGCCCCCAGTTAGCTGGTCAAATGAAAAGTATTATTTAGAACAG ATTCTTCCTCTCATTAAGAAGCATAGAGTGTTACATTTTAATAAAACAGATACACGCTTGGCAAACAACGGAATCCCAGTTTATCTACAGAAACTCAGGTGTCGGGTCAATTTCCAGGCACTTAAATTCTCCCCTCAGATTGAGACATTGGGTTATAAGTTAATTCGTCTACTTCAAGAAAAGGGACCTTTTGTGGTCTTGCATTTGAGATACGAGATGGATATGCTGGCCTTTTCAGGTTGTACACATGGCTGTACAAAGGAAGAAGCTGATGAGCTCAAACAGATGAG ATATGCATTCCCTTGGTGGAGGGAGAAAGAGATCTTGTCTGACCAGAGGAGATCACAAGGTCTGTGTCCTCTGACCCCAGAGGAAGCAGCACTGACATTACAGGCCTTAGGTTTTAACAATGAAACGCAGATATATATTGCTGCCGGCGAGATTTATGGTAGTGAACGGAGACTTGCAACTCTTAGGGAAGCCTTCCCAATGATT GTGAAAAAGGAAGCATTGCTATCCCCAGAAGAGTTGAAGCTATTCCGGAATCATTCATCACAAATGGCAGCTTTAGATTTTATGGTTTCTGTAGCCAGCAACACCTTCATTCCTACCTATGATGGTAACATGGCAAGAGTAGTTGAAGGTCACCGTAG ATACCTGGGGTTTAAGAGAACAATAACACTAGATAGAAAAAAGCTAGTGGAATTAGTGGATATGCATCAGAATGGTACACTTTCATGGGATGAGTTTGCTGCTGCTGTAAGATTGGCGCATGAGAAAAGACAGGGTCAGCCAATGCAAAGAAGAGCAATTCCAGACAAACCGAAGGAAGAAGATTACTTTTATGCAAATCCTCATGAATGCTTCTGTGAGGGAATGAACTGCAACGACTCACTAAGCCATAATAACTCAAGTAAAGTAATTTAA
- the LOC103489149 gene encoding uncharacterized protein LOC103489149 → MSTSESKLQDAESNAAASKTLEDQPQSDSASHSDEKSSEEASLSGKISESGGGDEGGEDIEEEEEEEGECGFCLFMKGGGCRDSFIAWEKCIEEAEKNKEDIVEKCFEVTGALKKCMEAHPDYYEPILKAEKMAEEEAIIELEKEIAPSASQEDTNSDEQKASAGGK, encoded by the coding sequence ATGTCTACTTCGGAGTCGAAACTCCAAGACGCAGAATCTAACGCCGCCGCCAGTAAAACCCTGGAAGATCAACCACAATCGGATTCCGCAAGTCACTCTGATGAAAAATCTTCCGAGGAAGCAAGTCTATCAGGAAAGATTTCCGAGAGTGGAGGTGGAGACGAAGGAGGAGAAGACatagaagaggaagaggaagaggaagggGAATGTGGGTTTTGCTTGTTTATGAAAGGCGGTGGTTGCAGAGATAGCTTCATTGCGTGGGAAAAGTGTATTGAGGAGGCGGAGAAGAACAAGGAGGATATTGTGGAGAAATGCTTTGAAGTGACAGGGGCATTGAAGAAGTGTATGGAAGCTCATCCAGATTATTACGAACCGATTCTGAAGGCGGAGAAAATGGCTGAGGAAGAAGCGATTATAGAATTGGAGAAGGAAATAGCTCCAAGTGCTTCCCAGGAAGATACGAATTCCGATGAACAGAAGGCCTCTGCGGGAGGTAAGTGA
- the LOC103489148 gene encoding phosphate transporter PHO1 homolog 3-like has translation MKFGKQFTAQMVPEWQQAYMDYDFLKSLLKQIDTFNKTHARNQPSSHSGQLRRTLTLYRAFSGLTLRHSHSHGHGHGHGHGHNSYPASPAGSPQDGVEEQAILVNAVNRDGTKKYRTTFLMADEEGGEYELVYFRSLDREFNKVDKFYKAKVEEVVKEASVLNKQMNALIAFRIKVENPEGVWDFSGDRRAEEMTRLATDIAVSTAALSSSTPSGVRASRRVHIAMDSIEEGSSHNERSSHKPNNESSKDEDEDEKEDQKKKSKGGEDNSEGKSRKMMANRPPPLELLDRVTMNTTTETPRSTIKGLLNFPKNSELQFNKDNLNKIENQLKKAFVVFYHKLRLLKSFSFLNTLAFSKIMKKYDKITSRDAGKSYMKMVDSSYLGSSDEVSKLMERVEAAFIKHFCNANRTKGMNILRPKAKKERHRVTFSVGFFAGCAIALVVALIFITRARHIINKEGSTQYMETMFPLYSLFGFVVLHLLMYAANIYFWRRYQVNYSFIFGFKQGTELAYREVLLPSFALATLALACVLSNLDMEMDSVTQSYQAVTELLPLVLLLVVIAVFFCPLNILYRSSRIFCIRTLYHCICAPLYTVIFPDFFLADQLTSQVQALRSLEFYICYYGWGDYKHRRNTCGTNTVFNTFSFIIAVIPYWSRLLQCLRRLYEEKDAMQGYNGIKYFLTIVAVCLRTAYSLNKGVIAWKVLAAIFSALAAIICTYWDIAIDWGLLQRHSKNRWLRDKLLVGHNSVYYVAMVLNVLLRFAWLQTVLDFQFSFLHTQGLITIVASLEIIRRGIWNFFRLENEHLNNVGKYRAFKSVPLPFNYDEDDDKDD, from the exons ATGAAGTTTGGCAAACAATTTACTGCTCAAATGGTTCCGGAATGGCAACAAGCTTACATGGATTATGATTTTCTCAAATCCCTCTTGAAGCAAATTGACACTTTCAACAAAACGCACGCTAGAAACCAGCCCTCCAGTCATTCCGGCCAGCTCCGGCGAACCCTCACTCTCTACAGGGCTTTTAGTGGGTTAACGCTCCGTCACAGTCATAGCCATGGTCACGGTCATGGCCATGGCCATGGCCATAACAGCTACCCAGCAAGCCCTGCAG GTTCACCTCAGGATGGGGTGGAGGAGCAGGCGATATTGGTGAATGCGGTGAACCGGGACGGGACGAAGAAGTATCGGACGACGTTTTTGATGGCGGACGAGGAAGGAGGAGAGTATGAGTTGGTGTATTTCAGGTCGTTGGATAGGGAATTCAATAAAGTGGACAAGTTCTACAAAGCAAAAGTAGAGGAAGTTGTGAAGGAGGCAAGTGTTTTGAATAAGCAAATGAATGCTTTGATTGCTTTCAGAATAAAAGTGGAGAATCCAGAAGGTGTTTGGGATTTCTCCGGTGACCGGCGGGCGGAGGAGATGACAAGGCTGGCCACTGATATTGCTGTTTCAACTGCTGCTTTATCATCTTCTACTCCTTCTGGGGTCAGAGCTAGCA GAAGAGTTCATATAGCGATGGATTCCATAGAAGAAGGGTCGAGCCACAATGAGCGTAGTAGTCATAAACCGAACAACGAATCATCAAAAGACGAGgatgaagatgaaaaagaagatCAAAAGAAGAAATCAAAGGGTGGTGAAGATAATAGTGAAGGGAAATCAAGAAAAATGATGGCAAATAGACCACCTCCACTTGAACTTCTTGATCGTGTAACAATGAACACAACTACAGAAACCCCAAGATCCACCATTAAAGGCCTTCTCAATTTCCCCAAAAATTCTGAACTTCAGTTCAACAAAGATAATCTCAACAAAATTGAGAACCAACTCAAGAAGGCCTTTGTTGTGTTTTACCACAAACTAAGACTACTTAAGAGCTTCAG CTTCTTGAATACTTTGGCATTTTCAAAGATAATGAAGAAATATGATAAG ATTACATCAAGAGATGCTGGAAAGTCGTATATGAAGATGGTGGATAGCTCTTATCTTGGGAGCTCTGACGAG GTTTCTAAGTTAATGGAGAGGGTGGAAGCTGCGTTTATAAAACATTTTTGCAATGCTAATCGCACCAAAGGAATGAACATTTTGAGACCTaaagcaaagaaagaaagacataGAGTTACGTTTTCAGTTG GTTTCTTTGCTGGTTGTGCCATAGCTCTTGTCGTCGCCCTCATTTTTATTACACGAGCGCGACATATAATAAACAAAGAAGGCAGCACTCAGTATATGGAAACCATGTTTCCGCTTTATAG CTTGTTCGGATTTGTTGTCTTGCACCTACTAATGTATGCAGCAAACATATACTTTTGGAGGCGATACCAAGTGAATTATTCCTTCATATTTGGTTTCAAACAAGGCACTGAATTGGCCTATCGAGAGGTTCTTCTTCCCAGTTTTGCTTTGGCAACTCTTGCTTTAGCTTGTGTTCTTTCTAATCTTGACATGGAGATGGACTCTGTTACCCAGTCATATCAAGCAGTGACTGAACTTCTGCCTTTGGTTTTGCTCCTT GTTGTGATTGCAGTCTTCTTTTGTCCACTCAACATCTTATATCGCTCTAGTCGCATCTTCTGCATAAGAACTTTGTACCACTGTATATGTGCTCCTCTCTACACG GTTATCTTTCCCGACTTCTTCTTAGCAGATCAGTTAACCAGCCAG GTGCAAGCACTTCGTAGCTTGGAATTCTACATTTGCTATTACGGTTGGGGAGACTACAAGCATCGACGCAATACTTGTGGAACTAACACTGTATTCAACACTTTCAGTTTTATCATAGCTGTTATTCCATATTGGTCACGTCTTCTTCAG TGTCTCAGGAGATTGTATGAGGAGAAAGACGCAATGCAGGGATATAATGGAATCAAGTACTTCTTGACAATTGTAGCTGTGTGCTTAAGGACAGCTTACAGTCTGAACAAGGGAGTAATAGCGTGGAAAGTGCTAGCCGCAATTTTCTCAGCCCTTGCTGCCATCATATGCACGTATTGGGACATCGCCATTGACTGGGGTCTTCTGCAGCGCCACTCAAAAAACCGATGGTTGAGAGACAAGCTACTTGTTGGTCACAACAGTGTATACTATGTTGCAATG GTCTTGAATGTATTACTGAGGTTTGCTTGGCTGCAAACCGTGTTGGATTTTCAATTCTCCTTCCTGCATACACAAGGTTTGATTACAATAGTGGCCAGCCTCGAGATCATTCGTCGTGGCATATGGAATTTCTTCAG GTTGGAGAATGAGCATCTGAACAATGTTGGGAAGTATCGTGCATTCAAATCTGTACCGCTACCTTTCAACTATGATGAAGATGATGACAAAGATGATTAA